The genomic DNA GCTTCAAGTGCATGACGACAGAGTGGTTCATATTAGTGGGGAGAGGAAAGATTTGCCGGACGACGACAAGGCCGACAAGTGGCACTGCAAGGAGAGAGGTCGTGGCAGCTTCTCGAGGCAGTTCCGTTTGCCGGAAAATGCAAAGGTCGACGAAATTAAGGCTTCAATGCGTGATGGGGTGCTTACTGTAACTGTCCCTAAAGATGAGACCAAAAAGAAGCATCAACAGCATAAGGCGGTTGAGATTTACGGAGATGATGAAGGACATGGGGATGGGGATCCTCCTAAAGGACTTGGTCGTTTTATTTGCTTCAAAGCTTAAATATTTATGCAGTCGTCAAATCTGCTGCCTTTGTGGATTGGTTaatgtcattttctttccaataatcTGGAGTGATTTTATCTTGCTTAATTCTTGTAaatgtggatatatatatatatatatatatatatatatattttgtcttttgtcttttttttttgcactgtGATTGTTAAAGTTTGCCTGTATGTTAAAGCTGTAAAATTTTTACTAAATATTTGAATATGAAATAAAGAcatttattctctctctctctctctctctctaaaatacCCCTCccacttaaaaaatgaaaaaagaaagcaatacAATTTAACGCAACACTAATGAGCACAATCACCAAAATGGATGACCACTACTTATATAAATCCTTAATGATAAaggttgattttgtattttttaaatccaaGGATTTGATTTGTTAATCATCATTTAAaggatatttttaatttaaaatattttaaatcacaTCTTAAAGTTTTATAAAGAGTTATGTACTCAAATCATagatcaataaaatatatagtctataaagcactacaaaaaacttgCTGACataagttttctgacgtgtcaggtggtctgacacgtcagaaaatccttCTAACGGGGTATTTTTGAAGTGTTTCAGGCGTTAatattatgagaaatgctaaaggcccaacttttttgcccaacaaaagtccaacttttaccttttattttttttctaaaaaaaccaaaatgaaaaatggaaaaaatgtctgaagcaaccctatctatttttggcctttcttttatttagtatttttttaaaaatgaaaaatagtatttttcttcataataatgacattttcttaaaaaaaatgacattattatgaaaaaaataccatttttcattttaaaaaaaataccaaataaaagaaagacaaaaaatagatagggttgctttaaacattttttccattttttattttattttatttttaaaaaataaataaggcaaaagttggacttttgttgggcaaaaaagttgagtccctatcattcctctaaTATTATGGGTGTTAGAAACGAAAATTTCTTACGTGGTAGATTTAACACGTTAGaaaaaattactgacgtgttagaaattgacatgtcagaaaatgttctgacgtgttaaaaagttttaaaaaattattaaaaaataataatttttcttttttttaaaatttttctggaattttttttttcaattaaaaaatttattaatttcaattatttttcaattaaaataaaatgttatttttaaaaaaaaatttttttccaCCCTCTCGAGATTGATTGGTCTCCCTCttcattttctcactctctctctctcttcttttcttcattaattttcaaaaattcaaacccaaaaagccttcaaaaactcaaataaaaaaatcaacttgaaaaatcaaaaactcaaacgtcaaacccaacaaattttcaaaaaccaaaaaaatcttcttatatatcttctcttcttcttcttctcttccccctttttatttttNNNNNNNNNNNNNNNNNNNNNNNNNNNNNNNNNNNNNNNNNNNNNNNtcttcttcttctcttccccctttttattttttcttctgcttctcttcttcttctcttctcattttcattttcttcttctgcatttcttctgctgcttctcttctttttcttttctccttttctttttcttcttccctctagagggTGCTGGTCGGCTGTGCAGATCAGAGAAGAGGGAAACAAAAGCAGagggaaataaaagaagaggggAAGAAAGTGTGGGTTGAGAGAGTAGAGGGAGCTGGCCGGCTAGCTGtgcagattgagagaggagagagagagagagaggNNNNNNNNNNNNNNNNNNNNNNNNNNNNNNNNNNNNNNNNNNNNNNNNNNNNNNNNNNNNNNNNNNNNNNNNNNNNNNNNNNNNNNNNNNNNNNNNNNNNNNGATACATTTTTggtaaaacaaatcaaaccgttaatatttaaaatttaattatttttccaaatctaACGGCTGCAAATCagagaacccaaatttaacctaaatctgATCTCTATTCTCTCCGTTCTCTTCTCTCGAGTCTCGCCTCTCCTCTCACTgtctccaccatcctcctcgccGCCTATCTCTGTTGCCGCTCCTACCACTACCCAGTGCCCTCAACAACAACCACCACCATcaccgcagcaaccacacaccttGACGCCCTGCTGAAGCTGAACGGAtcgtgcccggtttccaggaacttgccgctgccaaccccgctatccacgccgctctcggaggtcgtttcactctcgcagactcgcagtacgccgcggatcggaggcggaggaggtgagaagattttttcttttctttttgggttattttttctctgtttcttcttgggtggtgggtggtttggggttttgctaCACGAgtggttttttttaaataaaaaataaaaaccaaaatggaagttcaggtttaattttttatcattaaaaGGAGCATGATAATGGTATGATTTTAAGAATGTTTTTGATAATCCAAGGAGAATGAAAGTACCTCCCAAAGGAataattatttgtcaaaaatgGACGACATCCTGGCTAGTTTTAGATgaacaatgatttttcttttttggatgacTAGATGAATGGCTTTTCTGCTTGCCAACTTTCTGGTATTCTTAGTTGTAATCTTGGTAATATCAGCTCTTGTCGTGAAATATGAAGACCTTGTTGTTTACTGATGGTTTAGGTTGTGATTGTTGAACAAAGATAAGGGCTTGGACTTGAACAAAGATGTCCATATTCAAAATTGGCACAGTTCATGAAGTTTTGTTGTATTACAGCTGCAGAAGCTGTGTTAATTCAGcagttttgagttttatttgcaGTTTCCCTTCTTTATTGTCATCCAATTCTAATAACTATGGTCTTAGTTTCAGATCTGTACCAATTGAAAATGGTTTATTGTGATGTTTCTGCagtcaattacttatcaaaaatctGCAGTCAATTAGCTTTTTCTTCAGATTTGTACCAATTGgatgatttttgtaataatctaatacacttaaattacaaaatcaaaaaaaaaaagaaaaaaaaaggtcgagctcgagctcgagcctagGCTCGAGCCCAAGCAAAATAGACGAGCTCGAGatcgagctcgaacagggttctAATcctgtcgagccgagctcgagctcgagcagcaaagtcgggctcgactcgagctcgagcctggcccaaaaataaacgagccgagcttggacagccaaagctcgcccaagctcggctcgtttacacccatAGACGGGAGGATGGAAGTTGAGTATGtaacattcattttttaaaaatttgccaCATTAGCTAATGTAAACCTAATGTGAAAAATTTAGACCTAACCCTGCTACTGTTCGTGAAGCTGGATATTAGGAGTTGGATGTAATTTTAGAGTAGAGGTTTTCGGCTGCCAAGAGTCAGCCAAGCGTCTGCCAagtgagttttattttttatttatttattttattgaagaGTAAAGGGGTTAAAAGAGATTATGGATGACtgaatttgaggtattagcactaaatttaggataaCCGAATACCTTTagggtgataccatccctaaagggttaatcTTTCACCccctaagttttagttttgaatccaaaaacgagttttgaaaCATTATAACTCAAATATTagcttatgaaaaaaaaaaaagaattttcactttcgttttttttttttaattattatttttttattttttagaggcAGCCACGCGTTTGGACGACGCTTGGCTGCCTCAATTTGGCAGCCATATAGACGGACTCGTAATTTTAGGTGTGTTTCTTTAATCCAGCAGCCCAATTGGTTCTTGGACGGCCCAATCTTGTggcccaaaagaaagaaaagagccCAAAAAAAGGGATGATAGTCCGTATTGCAGCAATTCTTATggtttttgaattattaattgCCACCAAAGAAACGCAAGTTCATCTGATTTACAACAAGGAAGAGAGAGTTAAGGAAAATGAAGGAATTATttgaagggttaaataccaaataccccccgGGGTTTGGTACCTTTATTTTTACTCCTctggggttttatttttatcacaggacccccctgggttttgataaaggaccaagttagtccatccgttagttgaccgttaggactgacacgtggaccaatcagatgttgacacgtggtacatatttaatttttttttttaaattaaaaaaaaaatgtattcttttttttttttaataaaaaaagaaaaaaaaattggccacccccaaatggccaagccacccccaattttttttcttttctttttttttttaattttaaaaaaaaattaaatatgtgccacgtgtcaacatttgattggtccatgtgtcagtcctaacggtcaactaacggatggactaacttggtcctttatcaaaaccccatggaggtcctgtgataaaaatgaaaccctagaggggtaaaaataaaggtatCAAATCCcaggggtatttggtatttaacccttatttgaATCTAATGCACTGcaccaagtaaaaaaaattactttatacttttttttttttgaatcatttaatttgaagacttgaatttttatttatttttaaggtcTAAAGTTTGCCCAATTTCCAATCTTTATCTTTAGgataatcaatttttaatttttaatttttttttaatttttttggtatagaTATGCCGTCTCAATTTCTCTATCATCCGTCGATTGATCATGATCATGGAGATTGGTCATGATTGTGGTTCAATTCATGGCTATGTGGGTTGAGAGaggacagaagagagagagacgaaaAATTAGGAAGGtataatggaaaaaaataattatttagaaataaaaaattcaaatcttaaAGTAAAATAACTCAGAATACAAAGGGATtcgacataatttttttttaggactaACTTCACTTTGCTGCCCTAAAATAATGTGGTTTTTGTAAACACTcctctaatgtttaaaacctctcactttggtacattgatcttttgattttttccaacTACCCCCTTCTGTTAGAGATtggagttaaatcaaacggtagaAGGGGTAAAAAATACCTTTATactcttgaaatttttaaaaattctaaatttactcttatttataaataaaaaattattattatcattattatattgaaaaaaagtGTGACCCATTGCGGGTCACCAAGTGACCCGCCTTCGTGACCTGCGGCtgtcatttttatttgtttattaatatataattataatatgacGTGTGGGTCACAAGGTGGGTGTGTTATATCTACTGATGAACCCATaggtcaagatttttttttttttttttcaaaatattttttaataaaaaatgaggaCATTTTAGGAATTTTACACCCCTCTGTTAGAATTTAACAAAACATCCTAACGAAATAGAGTATTCGGAAGAATACGAAAGTTTGATATATAaaagtgagaggttttaaaTATTAGAGGAGTGTTTACAAAAGATGCGTCATTtgaggggggtaaagtgaagttatccattttttaaaaaaatattatgattttttctttttttaatccatTGATTGTGACATTGTAATACCCAAAAAATGGCCTTAACCAAtttggtagggttactggcaatttaCCCAATTCAGCTAACTAGTAGTTAATTGAGAAATCTCCTCTCTCTCTAGCATAATCAGACTAAATGCATAGGAATATGAAATCAGTAAATTTGAGGAATCAAAAATCATAACATAAGCATGCATTATCATTGAGCAAAGATAGAGAGCTACTAATCAAGAAGCGAATATTCGATTCAAACTTGATTATACAATAGATgagatattgacaatgttttggtagtttgggaggagggacattgtcacaattgaaagtttgggaatACATTGTTAATTGAGTATTAGTTTGAGAGGAGTAATGTGGACTTTACtctgaaatatattttcataggggaaaaatcaaaggaaagctgctgctagtgctcttaaccgcactaaccgctaaccgtgtatatatatatatatatatatatataaatgatgtcGTATTTAGTAAGCATTATCGTATTACTATAGAAAAGACGTggttttggtttatttttatttttatttttattttttattttaaaaagcggttagcagttattagggttatttaGCGGAAGTGGTTAGTGAATTTTATTGACCTCCTTTTCACCTAGAGTACTTAAGTCTATTTTttcccccccctcccccttgtTTTGGTCTGCCACCATCTAATTACAAtgcattataaaaaaattatcaatttctgacgtggttaCAGTACACGAATTTTTGCCACGTTACTAATTACTAACTTGGCATTTTATGCCACAtcagtaaatatttttctgacgtggcaaagttGACAGGTCTAtaagagatatgctatagtgcaataaaataaccatttttGGCTCATAAAAGTCCTAGGTGGTAAGAGGTCATAGGCTTATCAGTGGGTGGGGCCACAACAATTATAGATGGGGCCTATGATCTCTTGCCACCTAACactttatgggccaaaaatgatcattttattgcattgccacgtcagaaatttctgacgtggtagtttcACATGtcggtaatttttgacgtgttaaatgttgGCACGCTGCTAAAAAAATGAGCGggatattcaactttttctctcttcttattatttattctttccctcttcttttatttccccacactctctctctcctctctcaatatccctcttctctctgcacaGCCAGCTCCCTCTAAaggggagaagaaaaagaaagggagaagagatgCTACTGaagaaaaagcagaagaagatgaaaaagaaaaggagaagagaagaagatgagaagagaagagaagccaaaaaaaaaccaaagaaaaaaaaaaaacggagaagagaagaagaagaggagatgataagaagattttttgggtttttaaaaatttgttgggtttgacgacgtttgggtttttgatttttcaggttgattttttgatttgggtttttgattttttgaagattttttgggtttgagattttgaaaatagagaaaagaagagagggagagagaatggCGTAAGTGCTGGAGAAACGaaattggtgaaaaaaattaaaagaaaaaattattgtaattgaaaaataatttaaattaataaattttttaattgaaaaaaaaatttcaaaaaaaattttgaaaaataaaaattattattttttaataattttttaaaatttagacaCGTTagtaaatttattgacgtgttatattttaacatgtcaataaattattgacatggcaaaatttgacacgtcaataaattattggcgtgtcaaaatttgatatgttagtaatttattgacgtgttaaaatataacacgtcagcaaaatttattgatgtgccaaacagtaacacgtcaataaattttgacgtgtcaaatagtAACACGccagtaaaaaaaatttactaactcATGTTTTTGACCTTcaacacacgtcaaaaatgccaAGTCAAAAAAGTTTTCTGATGTGTCGGACACTCCAAGTCAAAAAAACtctaatcaagaaaaaaatgatttttttgtacCGACGACCTGGTGTTATAGGTAAAAATGGGTATATGGGCTTTAATCATAATTTTCCAGGTTCTTCTGGAGACTTCGTCTAACACTGACTTTGACTCTCAAACTAGAATTCGAAAAGCACACTGCGCGCAATGGAGCACACAAACTTTCTCCAACATTCTTCTCTACACCTCCAGAAATTTCAAGAAGCtactttctcttcctccttccaatatatatacaccaacaTCGATCAACAACTACCAGCAAACAAGATCTATTGAAGAAAACTAGTAATATAAGATGTCACTATTTCAATCCCTCTTGGATCAGCGAAACTTTCTCGATCCTTTCCGAGGCTTCTTCTTCGAAAGCTCGGATACCCGGATGGACTGGAAGGAAACCCCTCACGTCCACATCTTTGAGATTGATCTTCCGGGTGTTGCGAAAGAGGACGTGAAGCTTCAAGTGCATGACGACAGAGTGATTCATATTAGTGGGGAGAGGAAAGATTTGCCGGACGACGACAAGGCCGACAAGTGGCACTGCAAGGAGAGAGGTCGTGGCAGCTTCTCGAGGCAGTTCCGTTTGCCGGAAAATGCAAAGGTCGACGAAATTAAGGCTTCAATGCGTGATGGGGTGCTTACTGTAACTGTCCCTAAAGATGAGACCAAAAAGAAGCATCAACAGCATAAGGCGGTTGAGATTTCCGGAGATGATGAAGGACATGGGGATGGGGATCCTCCTAAAGGACTTGGTCGTTTTATTTGCTTCAAAGCTTAAATATTTATGCAGTCGTCAAAACTGCTGCCTTTGTGGATTGGTTcatgtcattttctttccaataatcTGGAGTGATTTTATCTTGCTTAATTCTTGTAaatgtggatatatatatatttttttgtcttttgtcttttttttttttgcactgtGATTGTTAAAGTTTGCCTGTATGTTAAAGCCGTAAAATTTTTACTAAATATTTGAATATGAAATAAAGAcatttattctctctctctctctctctctaaaatacCCCTCccacttaaaaaatgaaaaagaaagcaatacAATTTAACGCAACACTAATGAGCACAATCACCAAAATGGATGACCACTACTTATATAAATCCTTAATGATAAaggttgattttgtattttttaaatccaaGGATTTGATTTGTTAATCATCATTTAAaggatatttttaatttaaaatattttaaatcacaTCTTAAAGTTTTATAAAGAGTTATGTACTCAAATCATagatcaataaaatatatagtcTATAAAGCActataaaaaactaattttttgctgacataagttttctgacgtgtcaggtggtctgacacgtcagaaagtCCTTCTAACGGGGTATTTTTGAAGTGTTTCAGGCGTTAATATTATGGGTGTTAGAAATGAAAATTTCTTACGTGgtagatttaacacgtcagaattttctgacgggttaaaagtgacacgtcagaaaattttttgacgtgttaaatataacacgtcaaaaaaaattactgacgtgttaga from Corylus avellana chromosome ca6, CavTom2PMs-1.0 includes the following:
- the LOC132184918 gene encoding 17.5 kDa class I heat shock protein-like, which translates into the protein MSLFQSLLDQRNFLDPFRGFFFESSDTQMDWKETPHVHIFEIDLPGVAKEDVKLQVHDDRVVHISGERKDLPDDDKADKWHCKERGRGSFSRQFRLPENAKVDEIKASMRDGVLTVTVPKDETKKKHQQHKAVEIYGDDEGHGDGDPPKGLGRFICFKA
- the LOC132184914 gene encoding 17.5 kDa class I heat shock protein-like — encoded protein: MSLFQSLLDQRNFLDPFRGFFFESSDTRMDWKETPHVHIFEIDLPGVAKEDVKLQVHDDRVIHISGERKDLPDDDKADKWHCKERGRGSFSRQFRLPENAKVDEIKASMRDGVLTVTVPKDETKKKHQQHKAVEISGDDEGHGDGDPPKGLGRFICFKA